In Syntrophales bacterium, a genomic segment contains:
- a CDS encoding GIY-YIG nuclease family protein, whose translation MEQHQYFVYILTNKSNRVLYIGITNNLLHRIYEHRNRLEEGFTKKYNVTKLVYFEVTSDVNAAIAREKQLKNWHRPWKVNLISQFNPKWKDLYPFVTGEAEWDSLRDSEINSE comes from the coding sequence ATGGAACAACATCAATACTTTGTTTATATTCTGACTAACAAATCTAACAGGGTGCTGTATATTGGTATAACGAATAATTTATTGCACAGAATATACGAACACAGAAATAGATTGGAGGAAGGATTTACAAAGAAGTACAATGTCACAAAGTTAGTTTATTTTGAAGTAACAAGTGATGTAAATGCAGCAATAGCACGGGAAAAGCAATTGAAAAATTGGCATCGTCCTTGGAAAGTAAATCTAATTAGTCAGTTTAATCCAAAATGGAAAGATTTATATCCTTTCGTTACGGGAGAAGCGGAGTGGGATTCTTTACGAGATTCTGAAATAAATTCAGAATGA
- a CDS encoding AMP-binding protein, with protein MADFFDDKEDLALTERQDYYDQRLSEMVNLGYQRSEKVKDILDELGVSPSGIKTLKDIEKLPIISREKLVELEAAEPPFGGLCDRDIEIDRIFTSPGPVYEPHLAETDYLWARAYHAAGFRKGDVVLNAFSYHMVAAGLTFHGGLRNVGATVVPSGTSGTEIQVQLIRDLDVTGYTGTPSFLMAIIKKAEEMGYDFKNDFKLRRASFAAEPLEPSLREKFEKEYGIDTYQMYGATEVGDVAYECREKNGWHICEEVIVEIVDPATGKQVGHGELGEVVVTRLNNIFFLFRFGTGDLSSIISEACPCGRTSYRLSGIAGRVGDAVKVRGLFIAPSQLKKISERFDNVRFQVVISRALHKDILTVRLEAKGEVADRDELQNSFENFFKEICTVKIDKIELIKPATLSEGDKLIVDQRSWE; from the coding sequence ATGGCAGACTTTTTTGACGATAAAGAGGATTTGGCCTTAACTGAAAGACAGGATTACTATGATCAGCGATTATCCGAAATGGTCAATCTCGGATATCAGAGATCGGAAAAGGTTAAAGATATACTTGATGAACTGGGCGTAAGTCCATCAGGCATAAAGACTTTAAAGGATATTGAAAAACTGCCAATAATTTCCAGAGAAAAACTTGTTGAACTCGAAGCGGCAGAACCTCCATTCGGCGGATTATGTGACCGGGATATTGAAATAGACAGAATCTTTACTTCACCGGGGCCTGTCTATGAACCGCATCTTGCGGAGACCGATTATCTATGGGCAAGAGCCTATCATGCTGCAGGTTTTAGAAAGGGAGATGTGGTTCTCAATGCCTTTTCCTACCACATGGTGGCTGCCGGCCTTACGTTCCACGGTGGGCTGAGGAATGTTGGTGCCACCGTAGTTCCTTCGGGGACTTCAGGTACCGAGATACAGGTACAGTTGATTCGTGATCTGGATGTAACAGGTTATACCGGCACCCCCAGTTTTCTGATGGCTATAATTAAAAAAGCCGAGGAGATGGGTTATGACTTTAAAAATGATTTCAAATTGAGGCGTGCAAGCTTTGCGGCAGAGCCGCTCGAGCCATCTCTCAGAGAAAAATTTGAAAAAGAATATGGAATAGATACATATCAGATGTACGGAGCCACCGAGGTAGGCGATGTAGCCTACGAGTGCCGTGAAAAAAACGGCTGGCATATTTGTGAGGAAGTAATCGTTGAAATCGTTGATCCTGCAACCGGGAAACAGGTCGGGCATGGAGAACTGGGTGAAGTTGTGGTAACCCGACTCAATAACATCTTTTTTCTTTTCAGGTTTGGGACCGGCGATCTCTCAAGTATTATCAGTGAAGCCTGTCCCTGTGGAAGGACGTCTTATCGACTGAGTGGTATTGCAGGGCGGGTTGGTGATGCTGTAAAGGTGAGGGGTCTTTTTATTGCCCCGAGCCAGTTAAAAAAGATTAGCGAACGGTTTGATAATGTAAGATTTCAGGTTGTAATCAGCAGGGCGCTTCATAAGGATATTTTGACAGTCAGGCTGGAAGCGAAGGGAGAAGTTGCTGACAGGGACGAATTACAGAACAGTTTTGAAAACTTTTTTAAAGAAATATGCACGGTCAAAATCGATAAAATTGAATTAATCAAGCCGGCCACATTATCCGAAGGCGATAAGCTCATTGTTGATCAGCGGAGCTGGGAGTGA